In Mucilaginibacter celer, one DNA window encodes the following:
- a CDS encoding DUF1543 domain-containing protein yields the protein MKLFMVLLGSKAPRRNVEQHDFFFGIAEKLGDLKQQFIGFWPEAGNSLHIDGWREINFVDGYRVDIVPEEHQGNNKRIFFINLGGYTSGKLEEQHYTLLTVQDDRISALKASKLTAFFRTATIKGLKGADAHIDEKYGIDVDDIYRIEDLLSPETKARWHIHLTAVENAPADEIHLGYLKMSQLG from the coding sequence ATGAAATTATTTATGGTTTTACTGGGATCGAAAGCGCCGAGAAGAAATGTCGAGCAGCACGATTTCTTTTTCGGTATAGCTGAAAAACTTGGCGACCTCAAACAACAATTTATCGGGTTCTGGCCGGAAGCGGGGAACAGCCTGCATATCGATGGCTGGCGGGAGATCAATTTTGTGGATGGTTACCGCGTTGACATTGTGCCGGAAGAGCATCAGGGAAACAATAAGCGCATTTTCTTTATCAACCTGGGCGGTTATACTTCGGGAAAACTGGAAGAACAGCATTACACTTTACTGACGGTACAGGATGACCGGATCTCCGCCCTGAAAGCGAGCAAACTGACGGCTTTTTTCAGGACCGCCACGATCAAAGGTCTGAAAGGGGCGGATGCACATATCGATGAAAAATATGGTATCGATGTGGACGACATTTACCGGATCGAAGACTTGTTGTCGCCGGAAACCAAGGCCCGCTGGCATATTCACTTAACTGCGGTGGAAAATGCTCCCGCGGACGAAATCCACCTGGGGTATTTAAAAATGAGCCAGCTGGGCTAA
- a CDS encoding YetF domain-containing protein has protein sequence MLSRYRFVAPAFRLVCGEIGKFSHWTEGNKFLLFHDGKFDHEEMRRALVCKEDVMQGIRRSALTTDMDTIDKVYMERNGEVSVIRKKG, from the coding sequence ATGTTGTCTCGTTATCGTTTTGTTGCACCGGCTTTTCGGCTGGTTTGTGGCGAGATCGGGAAATTCAGTCATTGGACAGAAGGAAATAAGTTCCTGCTTTTTCATGATGGCAAGTTCGATCATGAAGAAATGCGCCGTGCACTGGTTTGCAAAGAAGATGTGATGCAGGGCATTCGCCGCTCCGCGTTGACCACAGATATGGATACGATCGATAAAGTATATATGGAGCGCAACGGTGAAGTCAGCGTAATCCGCAAAAAAGGATAA